The proteins below are encoded in one region of Nitrospirota bacterium:
- the hisG gene encoding ATP phosphoribosyltransferase — protein MLTIALSKGKMLDLTLEVFRRAGYAMGSLSTESRRLVFPCPEIGMTFLIVRPTDVPTYVEYGAADVGIVGKDVLMEQDSDVYEPLDLGFGACRIAVAALKGQASRDRLSSKIRVATKYPKITERYFNQRGVAVEIIKLYGSIELAPLVGLADRIVDLVETGNTLKAHNLVEVECIAQSTARLVVNRASLKLKYAVVTELIKKLRAVSRPATGSRATAPRTSSRGVRRTVKRTRT, from the coding sequence ATGCTGACGATTGCCTTGTCGAAGGGGAAAATGTTGGACCTCACGCTAGAGGTTTTTCGCCGGGCCGGCTATGCCATGGGCAGCCTCTCGACGGAGAGCCGACGGCTGGTGTTCCCTTGTCCGGAGATCGGCATGACCTTCCTGATCGTGAGGCCGACCGATGTGCCGACCTATGTCGAATATGGCGCAGCGGACGTCGGGATCGTCGGAAAAGACGTCTTGATGGAGCAGGATAGCGACGTCTATGAGCCATTGGATTTAGGGTTCGGAGCGTGTAGAATCGCCGTCGCTGCGCTCAAGGGCCAGGCCTCACGGGACCGGCTGTCCTCGAAAATTCGGGTCGCGACCAAGTATCCGAAGATTACCGAGCGGTATTTCAATCAGCGCGGCGTGGCGGTCGAGATCATTAAGCTGTACGGCTCGATCGAGCTGGCGCCGTTGGTCGGGTTGGCCGATCGGATCGTGGATCTGGTCGAGACCGGCAACACGTTGAAGGCGCATAACCTCGTCGAAGTGGAGTGCATCGCGCAGTCCACGGCCCGGCTGGTCGTCAATCGGGCGAGTTTGAAGCTGAAGTATGCGGTGGTCACAGAGCTGATCAAAAAGCTCCGGGCCGTCAGCCGCCCAGCAACCGGGTCTCGAGCAACCGCTCCGCGCACATCTTCGCGCGGGGTACGTCGAACGGTCAAGCGGACGCGCACATGA
- the murA gene encoding UDP-N-acetylglucosamine 1-carboxyvinyltransferase, whose translation MDRTVITGGIPLRGEVEISGAKNAALPILASTILGGGECVIINLPRVVDVLTMGKLLGILGAKVQHEGNRAVINADTISSTQAPYDLVKTMRASVLVLGPLLARWGEATVSMPGGCAIGSRPVNLHLAGLAKMGAEVSMEHGYIRAKAKRLKGAQIYCDTPTVTGTENLMMAASLAEGTTVIENAAKEPEIVDLADFLVKRGARISGAGTDVITIEGVRELHGSDHDVIPDRIETGTYLVAGAITRGAVTLNRCRPNHLDALLMKLREAGAEIKVEQDRIHLNAASRLKGIDIRTLPYPGFPTDMQAQMVALMTAAEGTSVITETVFESRFMHVEELRRMGAEIKIEGTRAVVTGPTKLTGAPVMASDLRASAGLVLAGLAAEGTTEILRVYHLDRGYERMEEKLRGLGATITRHKEGAAPAGTR comes from the coding sequence ATGGATCGTACGGTTATCACCGGCGGGATACCACTTCGAGGAGAGGTTGAGATCAGCGGGGCAAAGAATGCCGCGCTGCCGATCTTGGCCTCTACCATTCTGGGCGGCGGCGAATGCGTGATTATCAATCTGCCCCGCGTGGTAGATGTCCTCACGATGGGTAAGCTCTTGGGGATTCTGGGCGCGAAGGTGCAGCATGAGGGGAATCGCGCGGTCATCAATGCCGACACGATCAGCTCGACCCAAGCCCCCTATGACCTGGTGAAAACCATGCGGGCCTCCGTGCTGGTGTTGGGGCCGCTGTTGGCGCGATGGGGAGAAGCGACGGTGTCGATGCCGGGCGGCTGCGCGATCGGGTCGCGGCCCGTCAATCTCCATCTGGCCGGACTGGCGAAAATGGGTGCAGAAGTTTCGATGGAACATGGGTATATTCGCGCCAAGGCGAAGCGGTTGAAGGGCGCCCAGATCTATTGCGATACGCCGACGGTCACGGGAACGGAAAATTTGATGATGGCTGCGTCGCTCGCCGAGGGGACCACGGTCATTGAAAATGCCGCGAAGGAACCGGAGATCGTGGACCTCGCGGATTTTCTCGTGAAGCGGGGGGCTCGCATCTCGGGCGCCGGGACGGATGTCATCACGATCGAAGGGGTCCGTGAGTTGCACGGGAGCGATCACGATGTGATTCCGGATCGCATTGAAACGGGAACCTATCTGGTGGCCGGGGCCATTACGAGGGGAGCGGTGACGCTCAACCGCTGCCGTCCGAATCACTTGGATGCGTTGCTGATGAAGCTGCGGGAAGCCGGCGCCGAGATCAAGGTGGAGCAGGACCGGATTCACCTCAATGCGGCCTCGCGGCTCAAGGGGATCGATATCCGGACGTTACCCTATCCGGGTTTCCCCACCGACATGCAGGCGCAGATGGTGGCCTTGATGACGGCGGCTGAGGGCACGAGCGTGATTACGGAAACGGTGTTTGAAAGCCGGTTCATGCATGTCGAAGAGCTGCGGCGGATGGGGGCTGAGATTAAGATCGAAGGCACTCGGGCTGTGGTGACCGGGCCGACCAAGTTGACTGGGGCTCCTGTGATGGCCTCCGACCTTCGCGCGAGCGCCGGATTGGTGCTGGCCGGTCTTGCGGCGGAAGGCACGACGGAGATCCTCCGGGTCTACCATCTGGATCGCGGCTATGAGCGGATGGAAGAAAAACTGCGCGGGTTGGGCGCGACGATCACCCGCCATAAAGAGGGAGCGGCTCCGGCCGGGACTCGCTGA
- the prmC gene encoding peptide chain release factor N(5)-glutamine methyltransferase: MDAVAPIPQSTGQATLGELIAEARRLLEQAGIESAEQEALWIVEHVLRLPAHHVITDRDRLLSSSELAAARGLIARRVRREPLQYILGTQEFCGLEFEVSPAVLIPRPETELLVEYVTQRISTERRATIVDVCTGSGCIAVATARLRPNARVMAIDLSGPSLHVARRNAARHGVGERIIWLEGDLLGPLAEQGLEGLVDIIVSNPPYIPEADWATLQPEVKLFEPRGALVAGAQGTELHERLLQEAACYLAPGGAVIMEIGAGQARGMRRIVEQMPGYKFHRLVYDEAGLERVVIVERVGV; this comes from the coding sequence ATGGATGCAGTGGCTCCGATCCCTCAGTCGACAGGCCAGGCCACGCTCGGCGAGCTGATTGCCGAGGCGCGCCGGCTGCTGGAGCAAGCCGGTATCGAGAGCGCGGAGCAGGAAGCCCTGTGGATTGTGGAGCATGTGCTCCGTCTTCCCGCGCATCATGTGATCACCGACCGGGACCGATTGCTGTCTTCTTCCGAACTGGCAGCAGCGCGAGGACTGATTGCGAGGCGGGTTAGGCGAGAGCCCTTGCAATATATTTTGGGGACCCAGGAGTTTTGCGGGCTGGAGTTTGAGGTGAGTCCGGCGGTGCTAATTCCGAGGCCGGAGACCGAGTTGCTGGTGGAATATGTTACGCAGCGGATTTCCACCGAGCGCCGGGCTACGATTGTCGATGTCTGTACTGGATCCGGCTGCATTGCCGTGGCAACTGCGCGATTGAGACCCAATGCGCGGGTGATGGCGATCGATCTGTCTGGTCCCTCGCTCCATGTTGCCAGGCGCAATGCCGCCCGTCATGGGGTGGGCGAGCGGATTATCTGGTTGGAAGGCGATTTACTGGGGCCATTGGCGGAGCAGGGGTTAGAGGGGCTGGTGGATATCATCGTCTCGAATCCCCCCTATATTCCTGAAGCTGATTGGGCGACGCTTCAGCCGGAAGTGAAACTGTTCGAGCCGCGAGGCGCGCTGGTGGCAGGAGCTCAGGGGACGGAACTGCACGAACGGTTGCTGCAAGAGGCCGCTTGCTACCTGGCTCCCGGCGGAGCCGTGATCATGGAAATTGGCGCAGGCCAGGCTCGTGGGATGCGCCGGATTGTCGAGCAGATGCCTGGTTATAAATTTCACCGGCTGGTCTACGATGAAGCGGGACTTGAACGGGTGGTGATCGTCGAGCGAGTAGGGGTATAG
- the prfA gene encoding peptide chain release factor 1, translating to MEAVLLKKWEVLATRYDELTNQLMDPSLMSQPSQLHKVNKERTDIEPAAKLLATYRDNAKQLDEAAQILADPTAGGEMHKMAAEESAQLTRQQQEIEQQAQELLIPKDPRDEKSLLFEIRAGTGGDEAALFAGDLFRMYSKYAEAKGFKVDVVEATETTGGGYKGVVALIEGKGAYSHFKFEAGVHRVQRVPVTEASGRIHTSTVTVAVMPEVDEVDVHIDPMDLRIDTFCSSGAGGQSVNTTKSAVRITHIPTGVVVSCQDERSQLKNRTKAMRTLRARIVEAERERQDAETAQNRKAQVGTGERSEKIRTYNFPQNRVTDHRVGVTLHKLEQVLQGDLDELVQALKAQRQQEVGAA from the coding sequence ATGGAAGCCGTCTTACTGAAAAAATGGGAAGTCTTGGCCACTCGTTACGACGAGTTGACCAATCAACTCATGGACCCCTCTCTGATGAGCCAGCCCTCGCAGTTGCACAAAGTCAATAAAGAGCGGACGGATATCGAGCCGGCGGCCAAGCTGCTGGCCACTTATCGCGACAATGCCAAGCAGTTGGACGAAGCCGCGCAAATTCTTGCCGATCCCACGGCCGGGGGCGAGATGCATAAGATGGCGGCGGAGGAGAGCGCCCAGCTCACACGCCAGCAGCAGGAGATCGAACAGCAGGCCCAGGAGCTGCTGATTCCCAAGGATCCGCGGGACGAAAAGAGTCTGCTTTTCGAAATTCGCGCCGGAACCGGCGGAGATGAGGCGGCGCTTTTTGCCGGAGATCTGTTTCGTATGTATAGCAAGTATGCGGAGGCCAAAGGCTTCAAGGTCGATGTGGTCGAAGCGACGGAAACGACGGGCGGGGGCTATAAAGGGGTTGTGGCGCTGATCGAAGGCAAGGGCGCCTATAGCCACTTCAAGTTCGAGGCAGGGGTCCATCGGGTGCAGCGGGTCCCTGTGACGGAAGCTAGCGGACGGATTCATACCTCGACTGTCACCGTGGCCGTCATGCCGGAAGTGGACGAGGTGGATGTGCATATCGATCCGATGGATCTTCGCATCGACACATTTTGTTCGTCCGGCGCCGGCGGCCAGAGCGTCAATACGACCAAATCGGCGGTGCGGATTACCCATATTCCGACCGGTGTAGTGGTGAGTTGCCAGGACGAACGGTCGCAGCTGAAGAATCGTACCAAGGCGATGCGGACCCTGCGGGCCAGAATCGTCGAGGCGGAGCGGGAACGGCAGGATGCGGAAACCGCGCAGAATCGCAAGGCGCAGGTGGGCACGGGCGAGCGGAGCGAGAAGATCCGCACCTACAATTTCCCGCAGAATCGGGTGACCGACCATCGTGTCGGTGTGACCTTGCATAAGTTAGAGCAGGTGCTTCAGGGCGACCTGGATGAACTCGTTCAGGCTTTGAAGGCGCAGCGTCAGCAGGAAGTGGGGGCGGCGTAA
- the rpmE gene encoding 50S ribosomal protein L31 — protein sequence MKKGIHPVYREVGVHCACGNKYKTRSTGGDINVDICSNCHPFFTGTQKIIDTEGRVERFKKKYAKKEK from the coding sequence ATGAAGAAGGGTATTCATCCCGTGTATCGGGAAGTCGGGGTGCATTGCGCCTGCGGCAATAAATATAAGACCCGGTCAACGGGCGGCGATATCAATGTTGATATCTGTTCAAATTGCCATCCGTTTTTCACGGGGACGCAGAAAATCATTGATACCGAAGGTCGCGTTGAGCGATTCAAGAAGAAGTACGCGAAGAAAGAAAAGTAG
- the rho gene encoding transcription termination factor Rho, translating into MHLAELKQKSIADLNEVARDLKIDGAPNLRKQELIFAILQAQTANNGVVFGEGVLETLPDGFGFLRAPDSNYLPGPDDIYISPSQIRRFNLRTGDTISGQIRPPKESERYFALLKVEKVNFEDPEVSRDKILFDNLTPLYPEERLNLEFDREEYCTRVMELTTPIGKGQRGLIVAAPRTGKTMMLQAIARAIIKNHKEVTLIVLLIDERPEEVTDWQRQVKAEVISSTFDEPPQRHAQVAEMVLEKAKRLVEHKKDVVVLLDSITRLARAYNTIAPPSGKVLSGGLDSNALQRPKRFFGAARNIEHGGSLTIMATALVDTGSRMDDVIFEEFKGTGNMEVHLDRRLADKRLFPAIDISQSGTRKEELLVDKDRLNKMWILRKVLSPLGTMEAMEFLMDKLHGTKTNQEFLQSMNR; encoded by the coding sequence ATGCATCTCGCGGAGCTGAAGCAGAAATCTATCGCCGATCTCAATGAGGTGGCGCGCGATCTGAAGATCGACGGCGCACCGAACCTGCGGAAGCAGGAATTGATTTTTGCGATCCTGCAGGCGCAGACCGCAAATAACGGCGTGGTCTTCGGCGAGGGCGTGCTGGAAACGCTCCCCGACGGATTCGGCTTTTTACGCGCTCCCGATTCGAACTATCTCCCGGGCCCCGACGACATCTATATCTCCCCCTCGCAAATCCGGCGGTTCAATCTGCGCACCGGCGACACGATCTCCGGGCAGATCCGGCCCCCGAAGGAGAGTGAGCGGTATTTCGCGTTGCTCAAGGTCGAGAAGGTCAATTTCGAAGATCCAGAAGTGTCCCGCGACAAGATCCTCTTCGACAACCTGACCCCGCTCTATCCCGAAGAGCGGCTCAATCTCGAGTTCGACCGTGAAGAATATTGCACCCGCGTCATGGAGCTCACGACCCCGATCGGCAAGGGCCAGCGCGGGCTGATCGTTGCGGCCCCCCGGACCGGAAAGACGATGATGTTGCAGGCCATCGCCCGGGCCATTATCAAAAACCATAAAGAAGTGACCTTGATCGTGCTGCTCATCGATGAGCGGCCGGAAGAAGTCACCGACTGGCAACGGCAGGTGAAGGCTGAAGTCATCAGCTCCACCTTCGATGAACCGCCCCAGCGCCATGCGCAAGTTGCGGAAATGGTGCTGGAGAAGGCGAAGCGGCTGGTCGAACACAAAAAAGATGTCGTGGTGCTGTTGGACAGCATTACCCGTTTGGCCCGCGCCTACAATACGATTGCCCCGCCTAGCGGTAAGGTCTTGTCGGGAGGGTTGGACTCGAACGCGCTCCAGCGCCCGAAGCGGTTCTTCGGGGCGGCCCGCAACATCGAACATGGCGGCAGTCTGACCATTATGGCGACGGCGCTGGTCGATACCGGCAGCCGCATGGACGATGTGATCTTTGAAGAATTCAAAGGAACCGGTAACATGGAAGTCCATCTGGACCGCCGTTTGGCCGACAAGCGGCTCTTTCCGGCGATCGATATCAGCCAGTCCGGAACGAGAAAAGAAGAATTGTTGGTGGACAAGGATCGTCTCAACAAGATGTGGATCCTGCGCAAGGTGCTGAGTCCGCTCGGGACGATGGAAGCGATGGAGTTCCTGATGGACAAGCTGCACGGCACCAAGACCAACCAGGAATTTCTCCAGTCGATGAACCGGTAA
- a CDS encoding DUF2203 domain-containing protein encodes MEHDNEQEQHERMFTLSEANRLIPQLNAKLISIQQAKAVLARTKEEIKKASARSEYGGGSTVGHLYISGLQQVSTNLQAIQELGILVKDLDLGLCDFPHLHDGRVVYLCWKLGEQEVRWWHETTTGYKDRSPIEDLA; translated from the coding sequence ATGGAACACGACAACGAACAAGAACAACACGAGCGCATGTTCACGCTGTCCGAGGCGAACCGCCTGATCCCCCAGCTGAACGCCAAACTGATCTCGATCCAACAAGCCAAGGCCGTCCTGGCCCGCACGAAGGAAGAGATCAAGAAGGCCAGCGCGAGGTCCGAGTATGGCGGCGGCAGCACCGTGGGGCATCTCTATATCTCAGGCCTGCAACAGGTCAGCACCAATCTTCAAGCGATTCAGGAGCTCGGCATCCTGGTGAAGGATCTGGATCTCGGCCTCTGCGACTTCCCCCATCTGCATGACGGCCGGGTCGTCTATCTCTGCTGGAAGCTCGGCGAACAGGAAGTGCGCTGGTGGCATGAAACGACCACCGGCTATAAAGATCGCTCCCCGATCGAAGACCTGGCCTGA
- a CDS encoding YciI family protein: MKFVILGFDGPDGEAKRKIYRPAHLANMEPLDAQGRVVLAGPLTDKTGSLIIIEADSLEEAQRFANEDPYTVHGVFERVEVHPFTQVFPKER; encoded by the coding sequence ATGAAATTCGTCATTCTCGGATTCGACGGTCCCGACGGAGAGGCCAAGCGAAAAATCTATCGCCCGGCGCATCTCGCCAATATGGAACCCCTCGACGCGCAAGGCCGCGTCGTGCTGGCAGGTCCGCTCACAGATAAAACCGGAAGCCTGATCATCATTGAGGCAGACTCGCTAGAAGAGGCGCAACGGTTCGCGAACGAAGACCCCTATACAGTCCATGGCGTGTTTGAACGGGTCGAGGTCCACCCCTTCACGCAAGTCTTCCCCAAAGAACGATAG
- a CDS encoding carbon monoxide dehydrogenase has product MTQYRVLPGPEHFLPPSAASMGICLPNPGEAHINGVIVPEEKAYEEAAKQFLMAKVPTIFPGPLVLWAWNEKAAKKATAVRHLYNTLKECMQPGQTPMLIPMPDYRPKYPKINPEVEINPNHPNLTIWHNKIDCCMFIGVHCHQANLALKIIRGGTSCYTIAMCAQAGHEDAMLSFRDASVEKIMKLAEWVKKLKGTVQPRLTSAKSGASN; this is encoded by the coding sequence ATGACTCAGTATCGCGTCCTTCCAGGCCCGGAACATTTCCTTCCTCCATCGGCTGCAAGCATGGGGATCTGCTTGCCAAACCCTGGGGAAGCTCATATCAACGGTGTCATCGTCCCAGAGGAAAAGGCATACGAAGAAGCGGCGAAGCAATTCCTCATGGCCAAAGTGCCGACCATTTTCCCGGGCCCTTTGGTCCTGTGGGCGTGGAACGAGAAGGCGGCCAAGAAGGCCACCGCCGTCCGGCACCTCTACAACACGCTCAAAGAATGCATGCAGCCTGGGCAAACGCCTATGCTGATCCCGATGCCGGACTACCGCCCCAAATACCCCAAAATCAATCCCGAAGTCGAAATCAATCCCAACCACCCGAACCTGACTATCTGGCACAATAAAATCGATTGCTGCATGTTCATCGGGGTCCATTGCCACCAGGCAAACCTGGCGCTCAAAATCATTCGTGGCGGCACCTCCTGCTACACGATTGCCATGTGCGCGCAAGCCGGCCATGAAGACGCCATGCTGTCGTTCCGCGACGCATCGGTCGAAAAGATCATGAAATTGGCCGAGTGGGTGAAGAAGTTGAAAGGGACAGTCCAACCACGGCTGACGTCAGCAAAGAGCGGAGCTTCAAACTAA